A genomic window from Leishmania major strain Friedlin complete genome, chromosome 16 includes:
- a CDS encoding putative peroxisome assembly protein: protein MTPSTAYLPMTRCIFRALTDEGYKAVMGKPPGTYSLQSEIAQNHTSLHLHQIVTGTDAYPSLHVVDLLPSTHCSLSADTAVTMVVLPPAPIVGETADRDVAGEAYHDDAPAACVAVRLDNSLRGSTALATPRTLENLLLDDEAIVKVSGGCHNCVFVVNELRSTPTDSSSGTMMTVGPELFRNVRAAFYSHPSQVLMSSAQAVDYSNTVLYLPVDAFQPVEDDSGELLHTSAAAQTHALTKIVLCPAVNDAALTELYGLHYPDLCALFGAASAAAWEGRLVSTGDVLYLEKDTLHAVAQRLEGVDVLESVARVLSHKVRKWSGTWVDENASCRHLLAVRVARLERSGTAVPFGVLRNCGGEADAVEVALVHQRNSHVWEPTPVWAPSPAHGLADVQVYARLCRELRRVVTPSLEGDVHTFVVRGVKENLPREFVECAVAAFGLPCLLASTEAMEEAELETLTRTFLGERCGAATVLILHNAHTIADLCPHFLSVLDELSSGARATVAGGPPPGPRLLFLLCESIDAVPPMIAARATNADGVLECGNPSEEDRAAFIAPLLQWSCAHHRVHASVLLSPKTLAGWTVGLTYADILSLVEACVRDAAQCARCTGEALAVVSDVSCESVVQSYLKSHGYSMVSTKLQPVRWGDVGGLEEAKRELREMIQLPILHPEVFEKGMKKRTGVLFYGPPGCGKTLLAKAVATEMGMNFISVKGPELINQYVGESERNIRLLFQRARDNSPCIVFFDEIDALAPARGAKGDAGGVMDRIVSQLLVEVDGVGQKRSDGTASGDVFIIGATNRPDLLDPALLRPGRFDRLCYLGIPSTREEQLFALKALTRKFDMSADVDLSAVLEPLDFVYTGADFFALCSDAMMFAVEDALEEVQQQITTHALAETAAASTPDAAPPPATAAAEEERKPITVCMQHFLRARAQLKPSVTKADLHKYEALKRTFDKSTKG, encoded by the coding sequence ATGACCCCGAGTACCGCCTACTTGCCCATGACGCGCTGCATCTTTCGCGCACTGACAGACGAGGGGTACAAGGCGGTGATGGGTAAGCCGCCAGGGACGTACTCGCTGCAGTCGGAGATTGCGCAGAACCACACGAGTCTGCACCTGCATCAGATTGTCACCGGCACAGACGCCTACCCTTCCCTGCATGTCGTGGACCTGCTCCCGTCCACCCACTGCAGCCTAAGCGCTGACACGGCAGTCACAATGGTGGTtctccctcccgctcccATTGTTGGTGAGACAGCGGACAGGGACGTCGCGGGAGAAGCCTACCACGATGACGCCCCGGCCGCGTGTGTAGCTGTGCGTCTGGACAACAGCCTCCGTGGCTCGACGGCGCTCGCCACACCACGCACGCTCGAGAACTTGCtcctcgacgacgaggccATCGTGAAGgtgagcggcggctgccacaACTGCGTGTTTGTGGTGAATGAGTTGAGGTCCACGCCCACGGACTCGTCCTCCGGCACGATGATGACGGTGGGCCCCGAGCTCTTCCGCAACGTGCGCGCCGCCTTCTACAGCCATCCGTCACAGGTGTTGATGTCGTCCGCACAGGCGGTCGACTACTCGAACACGGTGTTGTACCTTCCTGTGGATGCCTTTCAGCCTGTAGAAGATGATTCCGGAGAGCTTCTTCACACATCGGCcgccgcacagacgcacgctCTCACGAAGATCGTTTTGTGTCCTGCTGTGAACGACGCGGCTCTGACAGAGCTGTACGGACTCCACTACCCTGACTTGTGCGCACTCTtcggcgccgcctcagcTGCCGCCTGGGAGGGACGCCTCGTCAGCACCGGCGACGTACTCTACCTTGAAAAGGACACGCTCCACGCAGTGGCGCAGCGACTGGAGGGCGTTGATGTGTTAGAGAgtgtggcgcgtgtgctgtCCCACAAGGTCCGCAAATGGAGTGGAACGTGGGTGGATGAAAACGCCTCCTGCCGCCACCTTCTCGCCGTGCGCGTGGCGCGTCTGGAGAGGAGTGGCACTGCAGTGCCATTTGGTGTTCTCCGCAactgcggcggcgaggcagacGCCGTCGAGGTGGCGCTCGTGCACCAGCGAAACAGCCACGTTTGGGAACCCACACCGGTCTGGGCTCCATCGCCAGCACACGGGCTTGCCGATGTCCAGGTGTACGCTCGCCTCTGTCGTGAGCTGCGCCGTGTTGTGACGCCATCGCTGGAGGGCGACGTGCACACTTTTGTTGTCCGAGGAGTAAAGGAGAACCTGCCGCGCGAGTTTGTCGAGTGCGCTGTCGCGGCGTTTGGCCTTCCCTGTCTCCTTGCCTCcacggaggcgatggaggaggcggagctggagacgTTAACCCGGACATTTCTCGGCGAGCGATGTGGTGCGGCGACGGTACTGATTCTCCACAACGCGCACACAATCGCGGACCTGTGTCCGCACTTCTTATCGGTGCTTGATGAgttgagcagcggcgcccgAGCGACGGTTGCCGGAGGTCCACCTCCCGGAcctcgcctcctctttcttctgtGCGAGTCGATTGACGCTGTGCCACCCATGATCGCAGCTCGTGCCACCAACGCAGACGGTGTGCTGGAGTGCGGCAACCCATCCGAGGAGGACCGAGCAGCGTTCattgcgccgctgctgcagtggagCTGCGCGCACCATCGTGTGCATGCGAGCGTTCTTCTGTCACCCAAGACGCTCGCGGGCTGGACGGTAGGTCTGACGTATGCCGACATATTGTCGCTTGTGGAGGCGTGCGTccgcgatgcagcgcagTGCGCGCGGTGCACCGGAGAGGCATTGGCGGTCGTCAGCGACGTCTCGTGCGAGTCCGTGGTGCAGTCCTACCTCAAGTCGCACGGGTACAGCATGGTCTCCACCAAGCTGCAGCCCGTTCGCTGGGGCGACGTGGGCGGCCTGGAGGAAGCCAAGCGGGAGTTGCGGGAGATGATTCAGCTCCCCATCCTACACCCTGAGGTGTTCGAGAAGGGCATGAAGAAGCGCACCGGGGTTCTCTTTTACGGCCCCCCCGGCTGCGGGAAGACGCTTCTGGCGAAGGCTGTCGCCACAGAGATGGGCATGAACTTTATATCTGTAAAGGGTCCGGAGCTGATTAACCAGTATGTTGGTGAGAGTGAGAGGAACATTCGCCTTCTCTTTCAGCGGGCGCGCGACAACTCGCCGTGCATTGTTTTCTTCGACGAGATCGATGCCCTGGCGCCCGCGCGTGGCGCGAAgggcgacgccggcggcgtcatGGACCGCATTGTATCGCAGCTCCTGGTGGAGGTGGACGGCGTTGGCCAGAAGCGCTCGGACGGCACGGCAAGTGGAGACGTGTTCATCATTGGAGCGACGAATCGACCAGACCTGCTCGATCCCGCACTCCTGCGCCCGGGCCGCTTTGATCGATTGTGCTACCTCGGTATCCCGTCTACGCGCGAGGAGCAGCTCTTTGCGCTCAAGGCTCTGACCCGCAAGTTCGACATGAGCGCCGACGTGGATCTCTCGGCAGTGCTGGAACCACTGGACTTTGTGTACACCGGTGCCGACTTCTTCGCTCTCTGCTCGGACGCCATGATGTTTGCCGTTGAGGACGCCCTAGAGGAAGTGCAACAGCAGATCACGACTCATGCGTTAGCGGAGACCGCGGCTGCTAGCACTCCTGATGCTGCACCCCcacctgcgacagcagcggccgaggaggagcggaagCCGATAACGGTCTGCATGCAACACTTCCTCCGTGCTCGAGCGCAGCTGAAGCCCTCTGTGACGAAGGCAGACCTACACAAGTACGAAGCCCTCAAGCGGACGTTTGACAAGTCCACGAAGGGGTAG